The Spirochaetales bacterium region AGGGCGACAAAATACTGGGTATCGAGGACCGACTGTGCCAATCCGCAGCCGCCGTAAGGACTTCCGAGGTTATCGAACCATGTCGAGTTTCCGGTATAGAGGGTGCCCGGTTCAGCGGTCGGAGCGGAGGTTCCCGGATCTGGCGTGATTTGCGGCGGCGGGGTCGTGACACCGGTCGGCGTACTCCCGCAGGATAATTCGTCGAGGAGTCCCACATAGAACTGTGCCACACGAAGGGCATCGACGATATTGACGACACCGGAACAATCCGCGTCGGCGACATCGGCATTGAATCCCGACGGATTGAGTCCCACGTAATACTGGGCTATCTGAAGGGCATCGACAATATCCACTGACCCGCTGTTATTGACATCGCCCAGCGCCTGTGCGAAAATTCCTTGAGTCCCGAGCAGCAGAAACAGACTTATAAAAAGATGGATGGCGTTATTGGTTTTTCTTTTTTTCCCGTTCATTTTTTCCTCCGTTTTTTTAATTCATTTTTACCTTACACGTATCCCATTATATAGTAACGGTACCGTAGTGTAGCATCGATCGACAGGCTGTACAATAAGTCAAACTCATTTTTCGGGTACAGGAAATATTCCTATTCCATTTATAGGCTGATTACCTTATTGCAGGCTGTTTCACGACCGCCGCCCGCGCCCCGTTTACAGTGAGGTTAATCCCTCTTTTATCGCGAACTTGGTCAACTCGGCGATACTGTGAATATCGAGTTTATCCATGATATTCTGCCTGTGTGTTTCCACGGTTTTTATACTGATATTCAGGCTCGACGATATTTTCTTTATCGACCTGCCTTCCGCAAGAAGCTGGCAGATTTCCCGTTGCCGGGGTGTGAGTTTGATATACGCTTTTGAAGAAGGATTGCTTTTTTGTGTTATATATTCCAGTACAATGCTGCCGGTAACTTCCGGTCCAAGACAATACTCCCCTTTCATCACCACTTCGATCGCCCGGAGCAGTTCCGAAAAAGCCGAATCCTTGACGATGTAGCCTTTTGCTCCGGCACGCAGCATCTCGAGCACGAACCGCCTGTCCGAATGAACGGAAAGGGCGATCACATTGATATTACCGTCCATAGAGGTAATCTGGCGGGTCGCTTCGATACCGTTTAAATCCGGCATTGTCACATCGATAATGGCGATATCGGGCTGCAACTCGGCAACGAGACGCAGCAGGTCGTGCCCGTTATCCGCCTCACCGACGACTTCCATATTGCTCTGCCGCTCGATCAGGGCGCGCAGCCCCTCCCGAACGATTTTGTGATCATCCGCCAGGACTATTTTTATTCCCATTACTCCTTTCATCCTTATCGCGTTATTTTTGTGCGGGAATTGTTATGGTCACATCCGTTCCCCTGTTTTTAATCGTTTCGATCTTCACATGACCACCCAAATGCCGTATTCTTTCCTTGATACTGAATAATCCGTGCCCCCCCCGCCGGTCGGGCAGCCGTCCGGTATCACACCCGTCAAACCCGACACCGTCATCCCTGACTGTTATCTCCAGTACATCCTGTTTTTTTAATACGAACAGTTTGACGTTTTCAGCATGCGCATGTTTGACGATATTAATCAGCAGTTCCTTGATCACACGAAAAAGCAGAACCGCAATATCGGTATTGTGCCGGCCGGTGCGTGAGTTCGCGATAAACTCGATCGACAACCCGTGCTGCAATCCGATTTGTTCGGTCAGTTTTTCAACCGCCGCTTCAAGCCCGAGTTGATAGAGAAGCGGGGAACTGAGATCGAAGGTGAGTGATCTGCTCGTTTTGAGTGTCTCTTCGACCAGCTCCCTGATCTCCTCGATGAGCGTATCGTCGTCCGGTACCGGCGACACCTCACGCAGCATGTCGAGTTTGATCAACGCCAATGAAAGACTCTGGCTGATATTGTCATGCAGGTTTGCCGCAATATTCCGCCGTTCCTTTTCTTCGGCAAGCGTCAATTGCGAGGAGAGAGATCTCAGTTTATTCTGATACACATGCAGCTTTCTTTCGGTTTTTTTCCGGGCCGTGATGTCGCGCGCGACGCCGTAAAAATAGCGTTCGCCGGCCTCATCATTGACAACCACAATCTTGGCTTCAAGATATATCTTTTTTCCGCTTTTCGCGGCGAGGACAAGCCCTATTTCTTCCATTCCCTCTTTCCGTGAAGCAACGCTTTTACCCAGATATGCCTCGATTTTTTTTCTGCTTTTATCGGTCAAAAAGGATGTCAACGGGCGGCTCATCATTACAGTACGGCTGTATCCGCTTGCTATTTCCGCCTGCCTGTTAAGAAAGAGAATGTTTCCCGCCGTATCAAGCGAGAAAATGATATCGTTGACATTCTCTGTTATAAGACGCATTTTGCTTTCCGACTCGATCAGGGCTTCGGACCGCTGTTTCAATTCCGAAACCATGGTATTGAACGAATGCGACAACATTCCGATCTCGTCCGAAGAAACGACCGGGATCATGTAATCGAAATTTCCCTTTGCAATCATACGCGTCACGTTCATCAACCTGCCCAGCGGCCGTGAAAAACGGCGTGTAAGAAAAAGTGCCGTAAAAACGATAACGACGAAAAGAACACCGATAACTAAAAACGCCCACCACACGAGGGTGTTTACCGGTAAAAACGCCTCCTCGAGCGGTTGTCTGAGTGCGATATACCATCCGGCCGCCTGTACCTCCATGTACACCATCAGTATACCCCGCAAACCGCTTGAATGCTGAAAACATGATATCCCGTCGGGCGGGACCGACGTCGGAAGCGGGGGAAGTTCATGGAAATCGATGTTACTGAGAACCTTCGTTTTATCAGGGTAGGCGATAAGTGTGCCGTCGGCAGCGATCAGGTACGCGTCACCCTTCTGACCGATCGTAATACTGTCGACAAGATCCCATATGCTTCTTAATGTGAGTTCAGCGACCATGACATAACGGCCCCTGCCTCCGGCTGTCAGGGGGTAGACGATCGTCACATAGGGAAGATTGCCTTCGTAAAGTTCAAGCCGGGATATGGTAATCGATCCGCTTTCGAGATGTTCCCTGACAAACTCATCGGTGATGGATGCGTTTTTATTTGAGAGTGAACTGGATGCATAGACGGCTCCCTTTGTATCGGCGATCATGATCGTCTTGAACTCCCGCAGATTGAGCGACATATTCTCGATTATCATATTGAGAAGCCACTTGTCGAAAAAAACCGGGATAATCGTTTCTGAAATGATTTTGAGGTTGTTGACGGAATTCTCGATATACCTCGATATTTCCCTTGAGGCCTGCCGTGCTATCTGTTCATTCCTCTGCTGTATGTTCCAGATAATGACATCCCGCGCCAGATTTATGATAAACCATCCGGTAATCCCCGTCGAAACGATCGAAATACCGACCAGCGCGACAAGTATTTTTGTTCGCAGACTGCCGTACGGGGCTTTTTCTTTTTTATCCACTATTATGTTTTTCGGTAAAACTGACAATTGAGTTTCAGATTTTCTTTTATCATATATTCGATATATTTTTTCTGACAATTCAGCCTTTCGGGATCTCCATAAAGAACATAGGACGAAAAAGGGCATCCATTCCCGCAGAGCGGCAGATAGACGCAATCGACGCATCGCTTCCACAAATCCCTCGGAATCAGGGTCGCTATCTCCTCCGCATATATACTTCCCACCATAAACTCGTCATGGCCGGCGAACGCGGGACACCGGAATAATTTCCCTGCCGGATCGATAACGAACATGCCGTCATTCAACATCATGCCGCAGGCGTTTATTCCCACACCCTTCCTCGATTGAAATCCCTTTTTGAGTA contains the following coding sequences:
- a CDS encoding PAS domain S-box protein, with translation MDKKEKAPYGSLRTKILVALVGISIVSTGITGWFIINLARDVIIWNIQQRNEQIARQASREISRYIENSVNNLKIISETIIPVFFDKWLLNMIIENMSLNLREFKTIMIADTKGAVYASSSLSNKNASITDEFVREHLESGSITISRLELYEGNLPYVTIVYPLTAGGRGRYVMVAELTLRSIWDLVDSITIGQKGDAYLIAADGTLIAYPDKTKVLSNIDFHELPPLPTSVPPDGISCFQHSSGLRGILMVYMEVQAAGWYIALRQPLEEAFLPVNTLVWWAFLVIGVLFVVIVFTALFLTRRFSRPLGRLMNVTRMIAKGNFDYMIPVVSSDEIGMLSHSFNTMVSELKQRSEALIESESKMRLITENVNDIIFSLDTAGNILFLNRQAEIASGYSRTVMMSRPLTSFLTDKSRKKIEAYLGKSVASRKEGMEEIGLVLAAKSGKKIYLEAKIVVVNDEAGERYFYGVARDITARKKTERKLHVYQNKLRSLSSQLTLAEEKERRNIAANLHDNISQSLSLALIKLDMLREVSPVPDDDTLIEEIRELVEETLKTSRSLTFDLSSPLLYQLGLEAAVEKLTEQIGLQHGLSIEFIANSRTGRHNTDIAVLLFRVIKELLINIVKHAHAENVKLFVLKKQDVLEITVRDDGVGFDGCDTGRLPDRRGGHGLFSIKERIRHLGGHVKIETIKNRGTDVTITIPAQK
- a CDS encoding response regulator transcription factor, with protein sequence MGIKIVLADDHKIVREGLRALIERQSNMEVVGEADNGHDLLRLVAELQPDIAIIDVTMPDLNGIEATRQITSMDGNINVIALSVHSDRRFVLEMLRAGAKGYIVKDSAFSELLRAIEVVMKGEYCLGPEVTGSIVLEYITQKSNPSSKAYIKLTPRQREICQLLAEGRSIKKISSSLNISIKTVETHRQNIMDKLDIHSIAELTKFAIKEGLTSL